In one window of Juglans regia cultivar Chandler chromosome 3, Walnut 2.0, whole genome shotgun sequence DNA:
- the LOC108985263 gene encoding purine-uracil permease NCS1, giving the protein MVSKCLALCLDHLHLHPHPSITSATFQNPRPSHLPIHPPFTTTFITKFTVTHQQLQPCLPRTRCSIFTPMASPSQSAPSPKFDEFEPHPTLTNDDLKPTTSLERTFAWWEMACLWIGLVVGVPSYYLAGSLVDLGMAWWQGIATVVAANIILLVPLVLTGHPGTRYGISFPVLARSSFGIRGAHIPTLLRALVGCGWYGIETWIGGEAIFLLLPKFLKESTLSQVLPWLGTSPLEFACFITFWLAQLTIVWKGMEGIRVLEKYSAPILIILTSCLLIWAYVNAGGFAYMLSLSSRLSSSQFWSLFFPSLTANISFWATLALNIPDFTRYAKTQTDQIIGQAGLPIFMGAFTFVGLAVTCSTKVIFGRVISNPIQLLGEIGGFTTMILAIVGISLATITTNIAANVVAPANALVNLSPSNFTFRRGALLTALLGIAFQPWRLLKSSESFVYTWLVGYSALLGPIGGILLTDYYLIHRTNLSIKDLYSLSPYGAYYYSGGYNLAAMVALVLGILPVIPGFLQKIGILSSIPESFGVIYSNAWFFSFFFAGFLYWILSCLTGKQNKSLPVDPLLPSSAN; this is encoded by the coding sequence ATGGTGTCCAAATGTCTCGCCCTCTGTCTGgaccatctccatctccatcccCACCCTTCCATAACCTCTGCCACATTCCAAAATCCACGGCCCTCCCACTTACCCATCCATCCTCCATTCACGACAACCTTTATCACCAAATTTACGGTCACCCATCAGCAACTGCAGCCTTGTCTTCCAAGAACGAGATGCTCCATTTTCACCCCCATGGCTAGTCCAAGCCAATCCGCTCCAAGCCCCAAGTTTGATGAATTTGAGCCCCATCCAACTCTTACCAATGATGATCTCAAACCAACTACATCCCTTGAGAGGACTTTTGCCTGGTGGGAAATGGCTTGTCTTTGGATTGGTCTTGTCGTGGGTGTTCCATCATACTACCTTGCCGGTAGCCTTGTTGATCTTGGCATGGCTTGGTGGCAAGGGATTGCCACAGTTGTTGCTGCCAATATTATTCTCTTAGTCCCATTAGTCCTCACCGGTCACCCTGGCACCCGATACGGTATTTCTTTTCCAGTCCTTGCTCGATCCTCTTTTGGAATCCGCGGGGCTCACATCCCTACTCTACTAAGAGCCTTGGTTGGTTGTGGTTGGTATGGCATCGAGACTTGGATTGGTGGCGAGGCAATTTTCCTCCTTTTACCGAAATTCCTCAAAGAATCAACCCTGTCTCAGGTTTTACCTTGGCTTGGTACTTCCCCTCTCGAATTTGCTTGTTTCATTACTTTTTGGCTAGCTCAATTGACCATTGTTTGGAAAGGAATGGAGGGAATCAGAGTGCTTGAGAAGTACTCGGCTCCAATCCTAATTATACTCACTTCTTGCCTCCTCATTTGGGCTTATGTCAATGCTGGTGGTTTTGCGTACATGCTGTCCTTGTCCTCTAGGCTCTCCTCCTCACAGTTTTGGTCCCTTTTCTTTCCTTCACTCACCGCGAATATTAGCTTTTGGGCCACTCTTGCACTCAACATTCCTGATTTTACTCGATACGCCAAGACCCAGACTGATCAAATCATTGGTCAGGCCGGTCTTCCAATCTTCATGGGGGCATTCACATTTGTTGGCCTGGCCGTGACCTGCTCCACCAAAGTAATATTCGGCCGAGTTATCTCCAACCCAATCCAACTTCTTGGAGAAATAGGAGGATTCACAACCATGATCCTCGCTATTGTTGGGATTAGCTTAGCCACCATTACTACCAATATTGCTGCCAATGTTGTGGCTCCTGCCAATGCCCTCGTCAATCTCAGCCCCTCAAATTTCACCTTCAGAAGAGGAGCTCTTCTGACAGCATTGCTGGGAATTGCTTTTCAGCCCTGGAGACTTCTTAAATCAAGTGAGAGCTTTGTTTATACCTGGCTAGTTGGGTACTCTGCACTGTTGGGTCCAATTGGGGGCATACTATTAACTGATTACTATCTTATCCACCGCACAAATTTGAGTATCAAGGACTTGTACTCGTTGAGTCCTTATGGGGCTTACTATTATTCGGGAGGCTATAATTTGGCAGCAATGGTGGCCTTGGTCCTTGGGATTTTGCCAGTGATCCCTGGTTTCCTGCAAAAGATTGGAATACTATCTTCAATCCCGGAGAGTTTTGGTGTCATCTACAGCAATGCCTGGTTTTTTAGCTTCTTCTTTGCAGGTTTTCTCTACTGGATTCTGTCCTGTTTAACGGGAAAACAAAACAAGTCTCTACCTGTAGATCCCCTTCTGCCTTCTTCTGCAAACTAA
- the LOC108985266 gene encoding uncharacterized protein LOC108985266: MSVPPWLEPLLSTSFFSVCRVHRDAARSECNMFCLDCNGDAFCFYCRSSRHKDHHVIQIRRSSYHDVVRIAEIEKVLDISEVQTYVINSARVMFLNERPQPKAAKGVAHICEICGRSLLDPFRFCSLGCKLVGIKRNGDSSFKLECKDEDLAVERRDGIDRKPVSSRDQEEELREGTQQDISPSTPPPPPASTARRSRKGIPHRAPFGY; encoded by the exons ATGTCGGTTCCTCCATGGCTAGAGCCATTGCTAAGCACTTCATTTTTCTCCGTCTGCCGGGTTCATAGAGATGCCGCAAGGAGTGAATGCAACATGTTTTGCTTAGACTGCAATGGCGATGCTTTTTGCTTTTATTGCCGTTCTTCACGGCACAAGGATCATCATGTCATTCAG ATAAGGCGATCTTCATATCACGATGTGGTGAGGATTGCAGAGATTGAAAAGGTATTGGATATAAGTGAAGTTCAGACGTATGTGATAAATAGTGCCAGAGTTATGTTTCTGAACGAGAGACCTCAGCCAAAAGCTGCTAAAGGGGTTGCCCACATCTGTGAAATCTGCGGGAGGAGCCTCTTGGACCCATTTCGTTTTTGTTCACTTGGCTGTAAG CTTGTAGGAATAAAGAGAAATGGGGATTCAAGCTTTAAGTTAGAGTGTAAGGATGAAGATCTAGCAGTGGAAAGAAGGGATGGGATAGACAGGAAACCAGTCTCATCAAGAGATCAGGAAGAAGAATTGCGTGAAGGCACACAACAAGACATATCCCCGTCCACGCCTCCTCCACCTCCAGCTTCTACTGCAAGGAGATCAAGAAAAGGCATTCCTCACAGGGCTCCCTTTGGatactaa